The sequence GGATGCGAGACCCTGGTCGATTGGGCAGCTTTGGGGAGATTGGTAGAGCGACCATGGAGGAGACATCCCAGGACTTAATTAAAGTCCTCGAACCGCTCAGCATAGTTGGGTTGCGAGCGCGTCGACGCGCCTGTGGAGGGGTGGAATGCGCAGGCGGCATGGCAAGAATTTGGGCTGTCAGTACGGAGTCGGTGGAGAGCCAATGATGGCATTGATGCTCGTACGCCATTAGCTGGCGCATTGATCTTCTGGAATGTCAATCAGAGGGCTCTCTGAGTGTATCAGGGATGGTGTCCCTGGAGGAGTCGAAGCGAAGGTCCTTTGATGCCCTTTCTAATGTGGGACTGGCCCACAGCCACCACACATTGGTCCTTGCAACCCATGTGGAAATTTCCAAGGCAGTGAGTGCCCATGTAAAAAACTGCTATGATCGCATCATTGACGGGATTTCGTGCGAAGGAGTTGTACCTGAAGGGTTGTGCAAAGAGCACGAACGCGCGGGCAGGGGTAGGTAAACAGGATCCCTCGATGACGCGAGATCAACTTTCACCTCGCAACCCCAGGCACTTGGCGTCATTGTCGCCGCGATAAAGCAGTATTTACCAGATTGTTCAGAAAGATCAATTCGCAAAAGCTGTAGACATCGTCGGCTGAAGATGAAAAGGTAATTCATGCGGCAACCTGTCGAGCGAACTACAGAGCCGTGTAGTAGAGCCCTTCGATCCGTATAGTAAGTACATCACGTGATGACAGGGGTAGGTGCCCTATGGACAGCAAGGACTTGAGGTTTGAAAGATCAtccaggaggagaggatGGCCCTTTAAAGCTTTTTTTGATCATTGTGTACATTCAAAACAGAAGCCTTGAATACTTGACTGTGAGACCTCAATGTCGGAATGTCAACGAAATATGCGCGGTTCTACGTTTGATACACGGCGTCTGGGGACAGACCATTCAGCAACGACGCTCTATACTATTTCTGACGCGATATTAGATCTCTCGTCTTGCCCTTCGACTCTTAATTATCATCAATTCGAAAACTGAGGATCCTCGCATCAGGCAGGGCAAGAGCACATTTTCTTCTTACATCACGGCTTGCGCCTTGCAAGGACCGCAGGCTCAACAACATCGGCTCTGATGCGTGaagacgaaaagaaaaatacaCAAAGACGGGAGGCTTCAGCATGAACATCTGACCTTCTTATCGAGGCCCAGTTGATCATATAATCCAAATCTTTTCACGTTCAAACAAGGGAAATTCTACTTGGGTTTTCAGCGAACATGACATTTTGGCCACGGCATTGCCGCATGCTGTCGATGCCTATTACCAAGTGGCCCTCGCATCCTTTTCAAGACTCGCTCAGTTGCAGGTGGTGAAATCATCAAGTCCGGTGTCGGGAACGGTCCCCCCTGGAAGACAAAAGGCAACGTGTTCTCCCTTCAAGTGCTTGAATACACGAGAGTATTCCGCCTATTGGATCTCTTAGTCTACCTCCGAACCCTTTGTGCAATATTTTTGTCGTCGAATTATTAAACTTACCTCGATTCGATCAACGAATGCCGTGTAGATGTTGTCAGACTTCATCTTCTGACGGACCAAATCCGAAACTCCGCCAAGGATCGCATTGACAGTAGTCATCTTGCTATCCCAGGTGAGCAGAGCCGAAACCCCGGCCCCATCACGACGAATAGCCTCTGTGCTACCATAGATGTCTGTCTGAATGTCAGTGAGAGTCCAATTGTGGATTTTCATAATGCACACTCACTTTGCATCTTCTTGGCGATGGCCATGTTTCTCCACCATACCATTCCCACGGCCTTGTCGAAAAGTACTGTCGGGAAGACGCTGTAAGGAGTGATGACATCGAGCTCCTGCACGGTCTGGTTTGCAATTGATGGAATACCTGCATTTGAGATATACCCGACGACGTCGCCCGTGGATGGATCGGTAACATTATTGACGGACGCAAACATGCCAGGAACTTTGGTGGTGACTGAATTGCAAGTGCGAACACGTTCAGCGTTCTTGAAAACACGACTGCACAATTCCACATCAATCAAAGATATTCTGCTGGCATGCCCATATCTATAACTCACCGAATAATATCAACATCATAATAGGGCATCTCCATTACTTTCCAAGTTTCATGGCTAGAGAACCAGTATCCTATTCGAATCGACATCAGCGCTGCATGATTTCTTCCCGATACAGAGAAAAGCTCACCTTTCTGGACAGTAATGGGGCCATACTTGCCCATGTGATAGTCAACACTCTCCAGCTTGGCTCTCTTGAATGTCCAAAGATTCTCGATTTCGAGATCAGACAGACCCCCGAAGAATTGGAGCCACCACGTGAACAATTCTCCCTCAAAAGGGTCATCAAGGTAGCTAGATCCCTCACAAGCATAGCTCTGACCAGGATGATGGACCGGTAATGACTGGTCCTTGATGTCCACGACAGCGCAAAGTTTACCTGATCCTTGGTAGAAAATCTGAGCAGAGAGAATTGTATCAGTACGGTCAGACACATCCCATCATGTCCTTTTCTGAGAGCCAGGAAATTCATACGTGGGCTATCGTAGTCTTGGTATAATCCATCCAAGACTGCCATTTCTTAGCGAGCTCGCCGTAAGCCTTGCTGGGCGTGTTTTCGGCAGCCTGAATGAAAGCATACACGGCCCACAGCAGCTCACTGTATTTTTTGTTAGTCTAGGAAAGTCTCAAAGGCTTTTTGTGACCACATACCCATTGTCCAGACCCGGAACGCGATTGTTCCAGTCCGACGTAGGGGTTAAATCTTGCGAGGTGGAGGTGAACCAAGGCATGAAACCTCCAAATCCAGGATAGCTCTCGTTGAATCTCAGATAGGTCTGCAGTTTGAGGTCCATGATTGATGCCGCGATTTCAGGCGCCGATGAGGGGTCATTTGGAGAGAGAACTTGAGCTGCGTCTGCTGACCCCGAAATGGCATGGGCATAGAGCATTATTTGAAGGGACTATCAAGTACAGAAATTAGAGGGTCCTCAAAGCCATCGGCAGCTAGGAGACTGACCTCTTTGCTCGCAGCACTGAATGGATGTTTGACGGTTTTTTCTCCGGTCGTCCAGTCAATGTTGGTTCCGTCATAAGACATACCGTTCTCTGAGTTATAAGAGACATCGTTTTGGTGAAATCTCCCTTCCCAGTACAACACATCCTGAATGAAGTTGGAAGGATCTTTCAAAATTTGCTGTTGAGAATACTGCTGAGCAAAACGACAAGCGCGCTCGCCATGTCTTTGTGGTGCTCCAGGTAAGGCAGTCGCCAAAGTGGCACAGATCAGGCCTAGAGAGACCTGATGGAAATACATCCTGGTGTTCAATCTGTATAGCTCCGAAGCGAGTAGCCAACGAAGCACAAAGTCCACAGTTCGAGTTGGGCGAGTCTCGATTTAGAGATTTAATGATGGTTTTTGGGTTGTATTCCAGCAAGATTAACCCTTTCTATTTATCTATTTCCACACGACAATCACAACTCATTAAAGAGAGATGACACGCAGTGTGAAAACCCCACCTGCACCTTTCGACTCTAGCGAGGAGAGAATGATGCCCTGTTGTCCGCGATCCAATCGACTGCATCTCCACTATCCCCGCATGGTCTGGGGAATAGCCGCCTCCTCGAAACCAGAGAGCCAGCCAGGAGCTAGTGAGTTGTATTGAAGAGGGCACTTCAAGGCAAAAGTATTCTGTAGTGGGGCTTGGAAGTTGTTCCAAAGATTCGGTGTCGGAGAAATAGAGTGATAGACAGTTCTGAACGAGCAAGATCGTCCAGTGTGGGTTACATAGCTGTATACGACACCCCCAAGAACCCCACGCCCAACGGGTCCGAGTGTCGGCGGTTCGGAGATTCGGCGAAATAGAGGGCTTGGTATCTGATCCAGTTGGATCAGACTCGGGAAATCGGGGGTTCTCCAAAGGCCGAAGGTCAACATGGTGATCTTTTGAGGGCTCCGCTTTTGTTACATGTGGTCCACAAGGCATAGTGTTTACGAATGTCTGAGCATTTTTTAACTATTCAGCAAGTGTTCTCGAACACCACCCAACACCGAATGGGAGTGACTCGAGGCTATGCTTGAATTGATCTGACTATGTTGAGAAGGCGAGTGGATCCACTATACTACTAACCGGACTCAAATGCCTCCTTGTCTGGTCGCGCAGTACATATACAGCTCCCATCGTACGATCGCGTTTCGCCAGTTGCCAGCAAACTTTTAAGCGGCATTATCACCGCACGCAACAAGAAATAGGTTACGTGACATGTAAACTCTGCTCTGCCTCTGCCAGGAAGGATTTGGAATGTTCTGTCTCATTCGTCTTGAAATGTGCAAGGTTGAATACTGTGATGAGGCCAATGACCGACTCAAAACAGCTTCAAGTAGCCGAAGAAGATACGTGTAAGTCAGCGTTATCTTTATTTTCTTCAAACCGATCGACGTAAAGTATCCGATGCCTTGGAATCAAGTCGAGTCAAAATATCAAGAAGCACAGAGAGATCTGCCTGCGCACGAGCAGACAGGGGTGAATTCTCATGCTGATCAATAATTTCCAAAAGGCTTGCGCCGATCAAGCGTATCTTCTCCACCTAATTGCACTATCGTCAGTTCATGCCGCGTGACGATGTTCGAGTGGCACGAGAGAACTTACGCAGGGCTCGCCGTTGACTTGGAGTGCCCAGAAGGGGGCATCTCGGATGGTTTTTAGCATGCCCCGAGCAATTTCGGTTTTCCTCAAAAGCAACAACTCGCCGTGATCCGTGGGGAAATATTGAATCTCTTCAAACTTTTGCGCAATGACCATTTTAAGGCAATGAAGGGAGACGTACAGATTCGCCGCTTGGATAGTGTAGGTTCGTGACAAGCGATCGATGGTATCTTTGTCAAATTGAGCATTTGCCAGAAGTTGATGATCTTGtagaggagggggaagatcGTCCAGAGAAGTGACGAAGAGGACGTAGAGCTGATCCAACCGTAGTCTTTCTTCAGGTGAGAAAGCATGAAGGGGCCCCATTGGCCCTATCTTACGGCTTTCGATCAGACGAATCTCCAAAAGAAGGTCCGATGCTAACTGCCAAAGACGTAAATTGGCATTGAATCCGGTCAAAAAGCTTTTCCGGGGACTTGGACCGTCCGCATTTGTATTTCCTGGTGTCGCTACGAATTCGTCGTCGACACCAGTAGGATGACCGATGGAGATCCCTGATTCAAAGGAGAACTTGTGAATAGTAATCGGACGGTTGTTCAGAATTGCAGCAGACTTGTCCCCAATATAAGTAATCCAGAATGCCCTGCGACGAAACTCGGCCTCGAGGGGATGAAGACCTTTGATTGACGCCTCATCGTGCATTTGAAGCACTTGGGCCAGCCGAGTTGCTTCGCCGAAAATGTGCCATGAGAGCCTTGGCTTTCCAGCGGCGTGCATACAATTGGAATGCAGGTACCTGATGACAACGGAATTGGCATTGGGATATTCCAAGTCTGCCTCGAGATATGTGGCTAGACAACTGCGGGAGGCCTGTAGAAAGACATCTGCAACTAGGTCACCATCCGGAAAAATGTTCTTGGGGAGAAGAAACGCCACTTCAGCACAGACAGCCGAGATAAGAGTGAAGGTCATGTCCGGCCACAGTTCAGGAAATTTCAAATTTTGATACCCATCTACCAGATTCACACTGGCCCCTCTGGCTATGTGAGTCTCATCACGCTGAACGAAATAGCTCAATCCCTGCCGAATACTGTGCTCATGAACAAGAGGAATGAGAGGAAACAGGTAGTCGAAGAACAAATCAAAGCAGCGATTGACAAGTTCCTCCAAGACACCAGATGAGCGCTGCAGGTAGAGTTCTCGAGCAAGGGCATCCCATCGGCACAGAGCTGTGGCGGCTCCTCCAGCTGAAGTAGGATGAGATAATGGCGTTGGTATGGTATGAATGGTCGCTGGTGAAAGGCTGGGATCTAAATCGAGGGAAGAATTGATCCCTGGTCTCCAAGGCTCAGGATTCTCTGAGCGTCCAGGAGCCTCAAATAGCCTTTGTGAGGGAGGCCGCCTTTGCACTTGCAAGGCTGGTGTAACTGGGCTGTGAAAAGAGGGTCTTGTCGCTTCCGTGTTCACTTCTGTATTCACTTCACGTCTCCGAGCCTTCGGGCCACGTCGAGAGACTGGGGATTCAAATTTACATTGCTCTCCGGCAAGACGGCAACTGGCACACCCGGACGATGGATCAGGGTAGTTGCACTAGCAATTCGGCAGTTTAGCTTGGATGAAGTCAAGCTTTTCAGGCCGTTCGGTTGCAGTCACGCATCTGATCGATGACCCACCTTTGCTTTGCGGCGTCGACAGCGATCGCAGGCTCTGGCAGCTAGTCGCGGGAAATCCCCAGGACGAGTGACAGCCATCACATCGAGAGTGTGAGAGCCGGGGTAGGCGGAGAAATATATCAACCTGCAAGTCCCGCTTCGACGAAGAGTAAAGTGAACACGGCAAAATAGGAAACTGGGCCACGATCAGTTTGTCCGGCAGATCCCCGCCTTTCACCCGTCGGAGTTTCCCCGACGAAGAGCCCACGACTAGAGTGTCACACAGAATCTGATCTTTTGAGCACACTCGTTGCGCAATTTTAAATAGTCAAAACAACCAAACCCGATCTCGAAAGATAGAAGCTACGTAATTCGATTAATTCGGCGTACAGGCATGTAATTTCGGAAATCTTTCAATCGTGTGTGGTCTAGTAGATCAGCAAGAGCCTCCTCTTGCTTCAACTATCACGGATATGCTGCACTTCTATTTAGATCCTTCTGGGAGATTGCCATTGCTGGTCTCCTCCCGAGTTCTCATGTGGCTCTCGAAGATCTTTCTTAGAAGTAGAGCAGACTTTTTCGGCGTTCTTGTGAGCGTATTATAGTCTGTGAAAGTGACTCCGAAACGAACGCCATAGCCATCCGACCATTCTGATCAGCTGTGTTAGCTGTATCGTCCTGATACAAATTTGGTTGCCACCAAGCAAATCGAGGAGTAAGGGATGGGTAAACACACCTAAGTTATCTAGGAGCGACCATGCGAAGTAGCCTCTGATATCTGAGCCATCCTCACTGCGCGACAAGGCAACGGCGTTGATGTGATCCTGAAAGTAGCGAACCCGATAAGTATCATTCACTGCCTCCTCAACTTCCATCTTGTCTTCACCAGGGCAGGGACATCCATTCTCGGTGATATATATTGGCTTTTTGTATTTTCGATAGACCCGAGTCAAGTGCTTCCGGAACAGATCGGGTGTCGATCGTAGCCAGTGGACGCCGGAGGGCTCTCCAACCGACAAGCCACGATTGTTCTCTTGAAATTCTTCGACGTTTCCCTTGTAATCATCTTCCATAGCTGGTGCATCGCAATGACGCGCGAATTGAGAGGTATAGTAATTCATGCCGTAAAAGTCCACATCGGCCTCGCGAAGCAGTGCAAATTCCGCTTCAGTGAACTTGGGCAAACGGTCACCTAGCTGCTCTCTCATACACTCGGGATAGTCCTCTGCCAGGCTGTGAGGCTTACATATTAGCGAGAAAGACTTTTGACAGGAGGTTTAGTAGCGATACACACCAAATTGGATTGGCAAACCAGCCAATATGAAATTCCATTCGACGCTCGGCGGCCTGATGATCGCGCTCATCTTGCGCATTCCAAGGCTCATAGTAGTCCCCGTTCAACGAGATGCCAACTTGGCCCTTTTGCGAGACTCTAAACTCTTTATTGTAAAGTCTCACCGCGCGAGCGTGGCTCAAAATAAGGGCTTTTCCAACAATCCATGGCTCAGTGGCAGAGTTGCCCTCCGTGGACTGAGGATTTGTACTACTTCGTCCTGGTGCGTTGCCTCCAGTGGAGTAGCCCTAATTCATCATTAGCTTGCCTTCAATGATTGGCCACAGCACAGCATGCAGCACTCACAAAAATCGATACAATCCAGGGCTCATTCAGAGTGATCCAGTGTTTGACGCGATCCCCGAAGCGCTCATAGCAGACCTTTGCGTACCGCTCAAAATCCAACTGAGACTCTTCGATGTTGAGCCAACCTCCGTATCTGTCATGGAGACGCTGGGGCAGATCCCAGTGATACAATGTCACCCATGGGGTGATGCCTCGTGCCAACAGAGCGTCGATCAGTTGGTTGTAGAAGGCAATGCCTTTTTCATTGATGGGATCATTACGGCCCCCCAATGGAATAATTCTCGACCATGAGAGTGAAAGCCGGTATGCTTTTGCGCCGTACTTGGACAGGAGATCGAAATCCTCATCGAAGCGATGGTAGTGGTCACAAGCGATGTCACCATTAGCACCTTTCGTTCTTGTTGGTTCCAAATGACAGAAAGTGTCCCAGATTGACTTTCCTCGGCCGTCCTCATCGACCGCTCCTTCAATTTGGTAGGAAGCCGTGGCAAAGCCCCATTGGAAATCGCCAGGCAATGGCGCTTGCGGCAAATTAAGTGCCATACTGACCACTTTCAGATTCTTGAGAGATATTTGAGGCGCAGTCTGGAAGGCAGAATGATGGACTCAAAACGACTCGATACTTCTACCTTATAGCCACGAGAGCGGCATGGCTTGTGGCGCTCGGTGATGGGCGGCACCCTTGCAAGCGCCCCCAAACTTTGCTCTCATTCCGTTTTCTGTCTTCAGAATTCGGAGAATTGGATGCCGCATCGTCAGCCCGTCTCGGAGAATTGCGCCAATCTATTTCGCCGATAAGGTTTCCCAGTCCCCGCAAACTCCTTCATGTCTACATCCCCGGCCaaattcttcttcccctcaaTACACAATGCCTAGTACGTAGTTTGCAAATAAATTTTTCGGCAAAGTGCACTTTCCAATGATGAGAACTCGTCAAATTACAAGTCCTCAAGTGGGTGGTTTGACAAACATCAAAAGAATCTTTATAACTGCAAGCTGGTGatattatatataaaggtCGCAAAGACCCAGCCAATTACCCTCTTAGACCCTGAGCCGCAATTACCACTACGAGTCCATGAACTGGCCCTCTTTTGATTGCGCACCTAAGTCTACCTCCATTGAGCTGAAATTCCACCAAAATGGCTCCTGCTGCAGCTCACGCTACCGAGGGTATCATTTCACCCATCGACATTGAGTCGATGCCGCCGTTTTGGCGACGGAAAAATGGCATTCTGCTTTATTTCCTCCTCACGTCCTCTCTACTGGCGAGTGCGGCACTTGGTATAGACGGCGTAAGTCGACTGAGCCATTTTATTTTCCCCGTCGGTGGGACATCAAAACTAATCCTACTTTTTTTGTATAGTCAATGACAAACGGAATGCAAGTTCTCAACTCCTGGCAAGATAGGTTTGGGCACCCTGAAGGCGCCAAACTGGGCTTCTTTGGTGCGTCTAATGCAATTGGAGGCGTAATTCCCTTCATCTTTCTGAGTTGGATTGGCGACAAATGGGGTCGTCGACTTCCTACCGCTCTTGGGTCGGTTGTGATCATCGTCGGAGTCATCATCGAGTTCTTCGCGACCTCCCTCAACATGTATATCGGTGGCAAAGTCATCTTGGGTGTTGGCTCGTCTCTAATTCAAATGGGTGCCCCGGTCCTGGTCACCGAGCTGGCTCATCCAAAAGAGCGTGTGCAGGTTACAACCTTTTACAACACGTCGATTGTTCTGGGCTATGTCATTGGTGCCTGGGCCACATTTGGCTGCTATCGTATCAACAGCCAATGGAGTTGGCGTCTTCCAACTCTCATTCAAATTGTGCCCTCGGCCTACCAATTTTGCCTCATCTGGTTCTGTCCTGAGTCGCCGCGATGGTTGATGGCAAAGGGGCGTACCCAAGAGGCGCGTGAAATTTTGATCAAGTTCCACGGCGAATGTGATCCTCATTCCGAGCTAGTTGAAGTTGAATGCGTTGAGATTCAACAGGCTATTCTCAAGGATGCTGAGAATAACATGACCTGGAAGGActttttctcctccaagGCCAATCTGAAGCGAATTTTCCTTTGCTTTGCGACAGCCCTTTTCAGTCAGAGTTCCGGAAATTTGCTCGTCTCCAACTACCTGACCCAAATCCTCAAGGATACTGGTTTGAAGACCGAGTACGAGATCACGCTAGTCAATGGGATGGTCACTTTGTGGCAGTATATTGTGGCAATTTTTGTCACACTCATCATTGATCGCTTCCGCCGCCgattcttctttctcaccgGGTCAGGCGGTGTTCTTGTCACTTTTGTTGTTTGGACGATTGCGGCTCAGCAATATCTGGAACACAACTCACTGGCAGCCGGTCGGCTGGTCATTGCGTGCATCTTCGTTTTCCAGGCATTTTATACCTTCGCTTGGACCAATTTGATTGTGACGTATCCTCTCGAGGTGGTCACTTTGCAGATGCGGGCCAAAGCGTGGGCTTTTGTTCTGCTCACCATCCAAGTATCTTCCATTTTCGGCAGCTACG comes from Penicillium oxalicum strain HP7-1 chromosome I, whole genome shotgun sequence and encodes:
- a CDS encoding Beta-glucosidase 1B, with the protein product MALNLPQAPLPGDFQWGFATASYQIEGAVDEDGRGKSIWDTFCHLEPTRTKGANGDIACDHYHRFDEDFDLLSKYGAKAYRLSLSWSRIIPLGGRNDPINEKGIAFYNQLIDALLARGITPWVTLYHWDLPQRLHDRYGGWLNIEESQLDFERYAKVCYERFGDRVKHWITLNEPWIVSIFGYSTGGNAPGRSSTNPQSTEGNSATEPWIVGKALILSHARAVRLYNKEFRVSQKGQVGISLNGDYYEPWNAQDERDHQAAERRMEFHIGWFANPICLAEDYPECMREQLGDRLPKFTEAEFALLREADVDFYGMNYYTSQFARHCDAPAMEDDYKGNVEEFQENNRGLSVGEPSGVHWLRSTPDLFRKHLTRVYRKYKKPIYITENGCPCPGEDKMEVEEAVNDTYRVRYFQDHINAVALSRSEDGSDIRGYFAWSLLDNLAGGAATALCRWDALARELYLQRSSGVLEELVNRCFDLFFDYLFPLIPLVHEHSIRQGLSYFVQRDETHIARGASVNLVDGYQNLKFPELWPDMTFTLISAVCAEVAFLLPKNIFPDGDLVADVFLQASRSCLATYLEADLEYPNANSVVIRYLHSNCMHAAGKPRLSWHIFGEATRLAQVLQMHDEASIKGLHPLEAEFRRRAFWITYIGDKSAAILNNRPITIHKFSFESGISIGHPTGVDDEFVATPGNTNADGPSPRKSFLTGFNANLRLWQLASDLLLEIRLIESRKIGPMGPLHAFSPEERLRLDQLYVLFVTSLDDLPPPLQDHQLLANAQFDKDTIDRLSRTYTIQAANLYVSLHCLKMVIAQKFEEIQYFPTDHGELLLLRKTEIARGMLKTIRDAPFWALQVNGEPCVEKIRLIGASLLEIIDQHENSPLSARAQADLSVLLDILTRLDSKASDTLRRSV